The Terriglobia bacterium DNA window AGCAGTCATCGACAAAGACCGCGCCTCGGCGTTGCTTGCATCCAAACTCGGCGTTGACCTGTTCGCAATTTCGACCGACACCGATTATGTCTACCTCGATTACAAGAAGGCAACGCAGCGAGCGCTCACATACGTAACAGCGACGGAAATCGCCGAGCACTTCAAAAATGGACATTTCCCGGCCGGCAACATGGGCCCCAAGGTTGAATCCGTGCTGCGCTTTCTGAGGAATGGCGGCAAGCGTGCCGTGATTACTTCCTTCACGCACATGCTCGAAGCTGTCGCCGGAAGCGCCGGTACTCACATCGTTGCCAACGGGCTCGCGAGCGAGCAGACCAAGCACGAGGAGCAGGTATGTCACACACGGTGAATCCTGCCGCACCTATAATTGAAAGCAGGGCAGTACCCGCCATGAAACTTCAGCACGTCGTCGAATCGCAGCAATTCACGGTCCCCCTGCTGATGGAATTGTTCGACCGCACGCGTTTCATGGAGCGCATCGTCGCACGGGGCGGTACCCTCGATTACCAGAACCGCATCATGGCGGCCCTGTTCTACGAACCCTCGACCCGCACGCGCTTCAGCTTCGAGGCCGCCATGTACCGCCTCGGTGGCAAGGTTCTTTCTACCGAGCACGCCCGCGCCTTCTCGTCCGAGTTCGAGAACGAGCAGGTCGAAGATTCCATCCGCATTATCGGCAGTTACTCAGACGTCATTGTCATCCGTCACCACGAAGAAGGTGGCGCGAAACGTGCCGCTCAGGTGTCGCCCGTACCAGTTATCAATGCCGGAGACGGCAATGGTGGACAGCACCCGACGCAGGCCCTCCTTGACCTCTATACCATTTATCGCGATCGCCCGCTGGATGGCCTGAGCGTGGCCTTCATAGGAGAACTTGATCGTGGGCGCACCGTGCGCTCGCTGGCGTACCTCCTCGCCAAATTCGACCGCGTCAAGATTTATTTTGTCAGCCCGCCGGAACTGCAGATCAAGGACGACATTCTGCAATACCTGGAGCGGCACAACGTCGCCTACGAACTCGATTCCAGAATCGACCGGGTAATCCCGAACGTCGACGTCGTTTATGCAACGCGCATTCAACCGGATCGCCTGAAGGATCAGCAGGAAGTGAATCGCTTCGCAATCAACTCCGCCGTGCTCGAGCGCATGAAGTCCGACGCCATGATCCTGCATCCTTTACCGCGAACTGTGGAACTGGACAAGACCGTCGACACCGATCCGCGCGCGTTTTACTTCCGCCAGGCCATGAACGGGCTCTATGTGCGGATG harbors:
- the pyrB gene encoding aspartate carbamoyltransferase, whose product is MKLQHVVESQQFTVPLLMELFDRTRFMERIVARGGTLDYQNRIMAALFYEPSTRTRFSFEAAMYRLGGKVLSTEHARAFSSEFENEQVEDSIRIIGSYSDVIVIRHHEEGGAKRAAQVSPVPVINAGDGNGGQHPTQALLDLYTIYRDRPLDGLSVAFIGELDRGRTVRSLAYLLAKFDRVKIYFVSPPELQIKDDILQYLERHNVAYELDSRIDRVIPNVDVVYATRIQPDRLKDQQEVNRFAINSAVLERMKSDAMILHPLPRTVELDKTVDTDPRAFYFRQAMNGLYVRMALLTMLFD